The following coding sequences are from one Dictyoglomus sp. window:
- the fusA gene encoding elongation factor G, with product MARVPLEKLRNIGIAAHIDAGKTTLTERILFYTGKTYKLGEVHEGTAVMDWMEQERERGITITAATTTCNWKDHVINIIDTPGHVDFTVEVERSMRVLDGLIVVFCGVAGVQPQSETVWRQATKYNVPRLIFVNKMDRIGANFYRVIEMIKDKLGVRVIPVNIPIGSEDKFVGVIDLLEERAIIYHDDLGLKWETIPIPDELKNEAEFHRQKLIEEIVELDDELLMKYLEGEKIRVEDLKRVLRKATIEGKLYPALCGSAFKNKGIQPLLDAVIDYLPSPLDLPPAKGVNPITNEEELRLVSEDEAFCALAFKIMTDPYVGRLTYFRVYSGKLEKGSYIYNASKGKKERIGRLLQMHANHREDIDVVYVGDIAAVVGLKYTTTGDTLCDENRPIVLESMVFPEPVISVAIEPKSTEEQDKLSLALQKLAEEDPTFKVTFDQETGQTLIHGMGELHLEIIVDRLKREFKVSANVGKPQVSYRETIKKPVKVEGKYIRQTGGRGQYGHVWLLLEPLPRGNGLEFVNKIVGGVIPQQFIPAIENGIREAAERGVLGGYPVTDIRVTLFDGSFHEVDSSDMAFKIAASQAFKDGVSRGDPVILEPIMKMEIIVPEEYMGEVLGDLNSRRGHIEGIEFMENSRVIKAKVPLSEVFGYATVLRSLTQGRGIFSIEFSHYEETPLNIQEKILSTK from the coding sequence TTGGCAAGGGTTCCATTAGAGAAATTACGAAACATAGGAATTGCAGCACATATTGATGCAGGTAAGACTACTCTTACCGAAAGGATATTATTTTATACTGGAAAAACTTATAAGTTAGGAGAAGTGCATGAGGGAACTGCAGTAATGGACTGGATGGAACAGGAAAGAGAGAGGGGAATAACCATTACTGCAGCTACTACTACATGTAATTGGAAAGATCATGTAATAAATATTATAGATACACCAGGACATGTAGATTTTACCGTAGAAGTAGAGAGATCGATGAGGGTATTGGATGGATTAATTGTAGTTTTCTGTGGGGTTGCAGGAGTACAGCCTCAATCCGAGACTGTATGGAGACAAGCCACAAAATATAATGTTCCTCGTTTAATATTTGTCAATAAAATGGATAGAATTGGTGCAAATTTCTATCGTGTAATTGAGATGATAAAAGATAAGCTTGGAGTAAGGGTTATACCAGTAAATATACCTATTGGAAGTGAGGACAAATTCGTTGGTGTAATTGATCTGTTAGAAGAAAGAGCAATTATATATCATGATGACTTAGGACTAAAATGGGAGACAATTCCTATTCCCGATGAGTTAAAAAATGAGGCTGAGTTTCATAGACAGAAACTTATAGAAGAAATTGTTGAATTAGATGATGAGTTATTAATGAAATATTTAGAAGGTGAAAAAATTCGAGTTGAAGATTTAAAAAGAGTTCTAAGAAAAGCAACTATTGAGGGGAAATTATATCCTGCTCTTTGTGGTTCTGCATTTAAAAACAAGGGTATTCAGCCTCTTTTAGATGCTGTTATAGATTATCTCCCTTCACCCTTAGATCTTCCCCCTGCGAAGGGAGTAAATCCAATAACTAATGAAGAGGAACTACGATTAGTAAGTGAAGATGAAGCATTTTGTGCTCTTGCTTTTAAGATTATGACGGATCCATACGTTGGAAGACTCACTTATTTTAGAGTTTATTCTGGAAAACTAGAAAAAGGATCTTATATATATAATGCTTCAAAGGGTAAGAAAGAAAGAATCGGTAGGCTTTTACAGATGCATGCTAATCATAGAGAAGATATTGATGTAGTCTATGTAGGAGATATAGCTGCTGTTGTTGGTTTGAAATATACTACCACAGGAGATACTCTTTGTGATGAAAATAGACCTATTGTTTTAGAATCTATGGTTTTTCCTGAACCTGTTATTTCTGTTGCAATTGAACCAAAAAGTACCGAAGAACAAGATAAACTTAGTTTAGCCCTTCAAAAATTAGCTGAGGAAGATCCAACATTTAAAGTTACTTTTGATCAAGAAACAGGACAGACGCTTATTCATGGTATGGGAGAATTGCATTTAGAAATTATAGTAGATAGATTAAAGAGAGAATTTAAAGTTTCTGCAAATGTAGGTAAACCTCAAGTATCTTATAGAGAGACCATTAAAAAGCCAGTAAAAGTCGAAGGAAAATATATAAGACAAACTGGTGGAAGGGGTCAATATGGCCATGTATGGCTCCTTCTTGAACCTCTACCTCGTGGAAATGGATTAGAATTTGTGAATAAAATTGTAGGAGGAGTTATTCCTCAGCAATTTATTCCCGCTATAGAAAATGGAATAAGAGAAGCTGCAGAAAGAGGAGTTCTTGGGGGTTATCCTGTAACAGATATAAGAGTAACTTTATTTGATGGTTCCTTTCATGAAGTAGATTCTTCGGATATGGCTTTTAAGATTGCAGCTTCACAAGCTTTTAAAGATGGTGTATCTCGAGGAGATCCAGTGATTTTGGAACCTATTATGAAAATGGAAATTATTGTTCCTGAAGAATATATGGGAGAAGTATTAGGAGATTTAAATAGTAGAAGGGGACATATCGAAGGAATAGAGTTTATGGAGAATTCTCGTGTAATTAAAGCAAAAGTTCCTCTATCTGAGGTTTTTGGGTATGCTACTGTATTAAGATCTCTAACTCAAGGTAGGGGAATATTCTCTATAGAATTTTCTCATTACGAAGAGACGCCTTTAAATATTCAAGAAAAAATTCTTTCAACAAAATAA
- the rpsG gene encoding 30S ribosomal protein S7: MPRRGPVSPREIPPDPVYNSVLVQKLINKVMLNGKKSIAEKIVYGAIEIIRERTKQDPIEIIEKAVRNATPLLEVRPRRVGGATYQVPIEVSPRRGLSLALRWIVRAARERKGMPMKEKLANEILDALNNTGGAIKKKDEMHRMAEANKAFAHYRW; encoded by the coding sequence ATGCCCCGTAGAGGTCCAGTTTCTCCAAGAGAAATTCCTCCAGATCCTGTTTATAATAGTGTTTTAGTACAAAAACTAATTAATAAAGTAATGCTTAATGGTAAAAAGAGTATTGCTGAAAAAATTGTTTATGGTGCTATAGAAATAATCAGGGAAAGAACAAAACAGGATCCAATAGAAATTATCGAAAAAGCGGTACGAAACGCCACACCTCTTTTAGAGGTAAGACCAAGAAGAGTTGGTGGAGCAACTTATCAGGTACCAATAGAAGTTTCTCCTAGGAGAGGTCTTTCTTTGGCTTTAAGATGGATTGTTAGAGCTGCAAGAGAAAGAAAGGGAATGCCAATGAAAGAAAAATTGGCTAATGAAATTCTAGATGCATTAAATAATACTGGTGGTGCTATTAAAAAGAAAGATGAAATGCATAGAATGGCAGAAGCAAACAAAGCTTTTGCCCATTATAGATGGTAA
- the rpsL gene encoding 30S ribosomal protein S12, giving the protein MPTVNQLVRKGRKMKERKSKSPALEGNPQKRGVCLRVTTQTPKKPNSALRKVARVRLTNGMEIWAYIPGIGHNLQEHSVVLVRGGRVKDLPGVRYHIIRGTLDAGGVEGRKQGRSKYGAKRPKEGGKK; this is encoded by the coding sequence TTGCCAACAGTTAATCAGTTAGTTAGAAAAGGAAGAAAAATGAAAGAAAGAAAAAGTAAATCTCCTGCGCTAGAGGGAAATCCTCAAAAAAGAGGAGTTTGTTTACGTGTTACCACACAAACTCCTAAAAAACCTAATTCTGCCTTAAGAAAGGTTGCTCGTGTGAGATTGACTAATGGAATGGAGATATGGGCTTATATTCCTGGAATAGGACATAATCTACAAGAACACTCGGTAGTACTAGTAAGGGGAGGACGTGTAAAGGACTTACCTGGTGTTCGTTATCATATAATAAGAGGAACCTTAGATGCTGGAGGAGTTGAGGGAAGAAAACAAGGTAGATCAAAATATGGAGCAAAGAGGCCTAAAGAAGGAGGTAAAAAATAA
- the rpoC gene encoding DNA-directed RNA polymerase subunit beta', whose product MKIKDFDKLVFSLASPEDILSWSYGEVKKPETINYRTLRPERDGLFCEKIFGPVKDFECSCGKYKGQKFEGITCDRCGVTVTRSSVRRERMGHIKLAVPVVHIWYFKNVPNYIALLLNISSKALEEVVYFHSYIVLEPGDTDLQKMQTLSEEDYEQALKKYGNEFKVGMGAEAIKYLLRELDLEKISYDLKKQIEEAQGQKKAKLIKRLEIVESFRFSGNKPEWMILEVLPVIPPDLRPMVELEGGKFATSDLNDLYRRVINRNNRLTKLLEINAPEIIVRNEKRMLQEAVDALIDNGRRGKPVTNASGRALRSLSDILEGKQGRFRQNLLGKRVDYSGRAVIVVGPDLKLHQCGLPKKMALELFKPFVTNKLIEKGFATNVKNAKKKIERESPEVWDVLDEIIKEKLVLLNRAPTLHRLSIQAFEPKLIDGNAIQLHPLVCPPFNADFDGDQMAVHVPLSIEAQAEARLLMLSSYNLLSPAHGKPLTLPTQDIVIGLYYLTIDVPNRKGEGKIFATPEEALMALDKGEIDIHAKIKIYVKSMKETFGVDFGEEKFVETTAGRLILNEILPLKLRYYNGTLNRREIRKIVERCFQEYGWVKTAEFLDDLKKIGFKYATKAGISFSIVDIEIPQEAKKVVIEKAEEESANLQKAFEEGKYTEEERYNRSIEIWTKASEEVKEIMLANFDLLNSVYMMAFSGARGNVDQVRQLAAMRGLMADPSGRIMDIPIKSSFYEGLSVSEHFISSYGARKGVVDTALRTSDSGYLTRRLVDVAQGLVIRMEDCGTDDGIYVEALEDEGKVLLSLKDRIIGRFSAEDVYSPSGELLIRRNEYIDLEKAKLIEKSEVKRVKIRSPMTCRAEKGICQKCYGEDLATHSLVNIGEAVGIIAAQSIGEPGTQLTMRTFHTGGVALTSLNYQNIQTNISGKIYINRDLLRSFRKKDILGIEQEIVRGKEAKVLIKNENSSDELLLPQGSILNVYDGEELTKGMVVASLNPVLKYITSPFDGKIIDIRKEEEKESIEFVFRTVLYNPVKREIKHDETKERLIWSSTVILQTEKGEKREIPLPQGVFFLFNIGDKIFKEDIIAEYDREHLRIQSCSGGRIVRIEAQGEIIEKVVATGEAFIHVNTEKGDEIYSVPRGLKINVDEGEVIEFGTVLAYFPSYMQRIAKTEDIIQGLPRVEELFEARKPKGRSILAPISGTIKIERTKTGERVKIKGHDGEERVIPLPPNAQLLVKEGEEVEAGQEITKGYKNPLEILQNEGLAAVQRYIVDEVQKVYCKQGAEINDKHVEVIVRQMTNKVRIKSPGDSNFIIGQLVNRITFEKAQRELENQGKVPPQADPVVLGITKAALTTESVISAASFQETTRVLSEAAVKGREDNLEGLKENVIIGRLIPAGSGLFKNIVPKRILAKEIAEVLENGGKE is encoded by the coding sequence TTGAAGATAAAAGATTTTGATAAATTAGTTTTTAGTCTAGCTTCTCCAGAAGATATTTTGAGCTGGTCTTATGGAGAAGTTAAAAAACCTGAAACTATTAATTATAGAACATTAAGACCTGAAAGGGATGGTTTATTCTGTGAGAAAATCTTTGGTCCTGTAAAAGATTTTGAATGTAGTTGTGGTAAATATAAAGGACAAAAATTCGAAGGTATAACTTGTGATAGATGTGGAGTAACAGTCACGAGAAGCTCAGTAAGAAGAGAAAGAATGGGACATATAAAGTTAGCAGTTCCCGTAGTGCATATCTGGTATTTTAAAAATGTTCCAAATTACATTGCTTTATTACTTAATATAAGTAGTAAAGCATTAGAAGAAGTGGTTTATTTCCATAGTTATATTGTATTAGAACCAGGGGATACTGATCTTCAAAAAATGCAAACTTTAAGTGAAGAGGATTATGAACAAGCTTTAAAGAAATATGGAAATGAATTCAAGGTAGGGATGGGAGCTGAAGCAATTAAATATCTTTTAAGGGAACTCGATCTTGAAAAAATTTCTTATGATTTAAAAAAACAAATAGAAGAAGCTCAAGGTCAAAAAAAAGCAAAACTTATTAAGAGATTAGAGATTGTGGAAAGTTTTAGATTCTCTGGAAATAAGCCTGAATGGATGATTTTAGAAGTATTACCTGTTATCCCTCCTGATTTAAGACCAATGGTAGAACTTGAAGGAGGAAAATTTGCTACTTCAGATTTAAATGACTTGTATAGAAGAGTAATTAATAGAAATAACCGTTTGACAAAGTTATTAGAAATTAATGCACCAGAAATTATTGTAAGAAACGAAAAAAGAATGCTTCAAGAAGCAGTAGATGCATTAATTGATAATGGGAGAAGAGGAAAGCCAGTAACTAATGCCAGTGGTAGAGCATTAAGATCTCTCTCTGATATATTAGAAGGAAAACAAGGAAGATTTAGACAAAATCTTTTAGGAAAGAGGGTAGATTATTCTGGAAGAGCAGTAATAGTTGTAGGACCTGATCTTAAGTTACATCAATGTGGATTACCTAAAAAAATGGCTCTAGAATTATTTAAACCTTTTGTGACTAATAAACTGATTGAAAAGGGTTTTGCTACTAATGTTAAAAACGCTAAGAAAAAAATAGAAAGAGAAAGTCCGGAAGTGTGGGATGTGTTAGATGAAATAATTAAAGAAAAGCTGGTTTTATTAAATCGTGCTCCAACTCTTCATAGATTGAGTATACAGGCTTTCGAGCCTAAATTAATAGATGGAAATGCTATACAGCTACATCCTTTAGTATGTCCACCTTTTAATGCTGATTTTGACGGTGATCAGATGGCAGTTCATGTTCCTTTATCTATTGAGGCTCAAGCTGAGGCAAGACTATTAATGCTATCCTCGTATAATCTTTTATCTCCCGCTCATGGAAAACCTTTAACTTTACCAACTCAGGATATAGTTATTGGTTTATACTATCTTACTATTGATGTTCCTAATAGAAAAGGAGAAGGAAAAATTTTTGCAACTCCAGAAGAAGCTTTAATGGCACTGGATAAAGGAGAAATTGATATACATGCTAAAATCAAGATATATGTTAAAAGTATGAAAGAAACTTTTGGGGTTGATTTTGGTGAAGAAAAATTTGTAGAGACTACTGCAGGAAGATTAATATTAAATGAAATTTTACCACTAAAATTAAGATATTATAATGGAACATTGAATAGACGAGAAATAAGAAAAATAGTGGAAAGATGTTTCCAAGAGTATGGATGGGTCAAGACTGCAGAATTTTTAGATGATTTAAAGAAAATTGGATTTAAATATGCTACAAAAGCAGGAATAAGTTTCTCTATTGTAGATATTGAAATTCCTCAGGAGGCTAAGAAAGTTGTAATAGAAAAGGCAGAAGAAGAGTCTGCAAATCTTCAAAAGGCCTTTGAAGAAGGAAAATACACAGAAGAGGAAAGATATAACAGAAGTATAGAAATATGGACAAAAGCTAGCGAAGAAGTGAAAGAAATAATGCTTGCAAACTTTGATCTTTTAAATTCTGTTTATATGATGGCTTTCTCAGGAGCACGAGGAAACGTAGATCAGGTAAGACAATTAGCAGCAATGAGAGGACTAATGGCAGATCCTTCAGGGAGAATAATGGATATTCCTATTAAATCAAGTTTTTACGAAGGCTTAAGCGTTTCAGAACACTTCATATCCTCTTATGGAGCAAGAAAAGGTGTAGTAGATACTGCATTGAGAACTTCAGACTCTGGATATTTGACAAGACGATTAGTAGATGTAGCTCAGGGGTTAGTTATTAGAATGGAAGATTGTGGAACTGACGATGGTATATATGTAGAAGCCTTAGAAGATGAAGGTAAAGTTTTATTATCTCTAAAAGATAGAATAATCGGTAGATTCTCAGCAGAGGATGTATATTCTCCTTCTGGAGAATTATTAATTAGGAGAAATGAATACATTGATTTAGAAAAGGCAAAATTAATTGAAAAATCTGAGGTTAAAAGAGTAAAAATTCGATCTCCAATGACGTGTAGAGCAGAAAAAGGTATTTGCCAGAAATGTTATGGAGAAGATTTAGCAACGCATAGCTTAGTTAATATTGGAGAAGCCGTAGGAATTATTGCAGCACAGTCTATAGGAGAGCCTGGTACTCAATTGACCATGAGGACTTTCCATACAGGAGGGGTTGCTCTAACGTCTCTAAATTATCAGAATATCCAAACTAATATTTCTGGGAAGATTTATATTAACAGGGATCTACTTAGGTCTTTTAGAAAGAAGGATATTTTAGGTATAGAACAAGAGATTGTAAGAGGTAAAGAAGCAAAAGTATTAATTAAAAATGAAAATAGCTCTGATGAATTACTACTTCCTCAAGGTTCAATTTTAAATGTATATGATGGAGAAGAATTGACTAAAGGAATGGTTGTAGCTTCTTTAAATCCAGTATTAAAATACATTACTTCTCCTTTTGATGGGAAAATAATTGATATACGTAAAGAGGAAGAAAAAGAATCTATAGAATTTGTTTTTAGAACTGTATTGTATAATCCCGTAAAAAGAGAAATAAAACACGATGAAACAAAAGAAAGACTTATTTGGTCCTCTACTGTGATATTGCAGACAGAAAAGGGTGAAAAAAGAGAGATTCCTCTTCCTCAAGGGGTATTCTTCTTGTTTAATATAGGAGATAAGATATTTAAGGAGGATATAATTGCTGAATATGACAGAGAACACTTAAGAATTCAAAGCTGTTCTGGTGGTAGAATTGTAAGAATTGAAGCTCAAGGAGAAATAATAGAAAAAGTAGTTGCAACGGGAGAGGCTTTTATCCATGTTAATACTGAGAAGGGTGATGAAATCTATTCTGTTCCTCGTGGATTAAAGATAAACGTAGATGAAGGAGAAGTAATAGAATTCGGAACTGTTTTGGCTTATTTTCCTTCATATATGCAGAGAATTGCAAAAACAGAGGATATTATCCAAGGATTACCACGAGTAGAAGAATTATTTGAGGCAAGAAAACCAAAAGGAAGATCTATTCTTGCGCCTATTAGTGGAACTATTAAGATTGAAAGAACAAAAACTGGAGAAAGGGTGAAAATTAAAGGACATGATGGAGAAGAAAGAGTAATTCCTCTTCCTCCAAATGCTCAGTTATTAGTTAAAGAAGGAGAGGAAGTAGAAGCAGGACAAGAAATAACTAAAGGTTACAAAAATCCATTAGAAATTCTGCAAAACGAAGGGTTAGCTGCTGTTCAGAGGTATATTGTAGATGAAGTTCAAAAGGTATATTGTAAGCAGGGTGCAGAAATAAATGATAAACATGTTGAAGTAATAGTAAGACAAATGACAAATAAAGTAAGAATAAAATCACCTGGCGATAGTAACTTTATTATAGGGCAATTAGTAAACAGAATTACTTTTGAAAAAGCACAAAGAGAATTAGAAAACCAAGGAAAAGTTCCCCCACAAGCAGATCCTGTAGTATTAGGGATAACAAAGGCTGCTCTGACCACAGAGAGTGTTATATCTGCAGCATCCTTCCAGGAAACTACTCGTGTATTATCTGAAGCTGCAGTTAAAGGTAGAGAAGATAATCTAGAAGGATTAAAGGAAAATGTTATAATTGGTAGACTTATTCCTGCAGGTTCTGGACTATTTAAGAATATTGTACCAAAGAGAATTTTAGCAAAAGAAATAGCAGAGGTTCTAGAAAATGGGGGAAAAGAGTAA
- a CDS encoding DNA-directed RNA polymerase subunit beta codes for MKREVFWLERFNIDSLPNLLKIQYESFDWFLDKGIREVLEEFNPIESSRQGLSLYFLTGKDNIKITEPSKTPEECLEKGLTYESALYVDTMLIKKDIDNPIIQPVFFGNIPRMTERATFIINGTERVIVNQIIRSPGIYFQEEGHSIIATLIPTRGGWIEFEIDNSGLIYIHPNGMKKFLISLLLKALGYDLEFFRNILPEDDLFYLKNTFDKDGGLSRTEAIFETCARLRPSDVPSREKDALDQIRQILFDPKRYNLGKVGRYKLNQKLRLNISLDNHAFTEEDLIEIIKHLIWVKNGKEEEDDIDHLGNRRIRSVGELLQMQFRTGLARVEKIVKERMALQGPEEATPQNLISTRPLNSAVREFFNRNPLSQFMDQTNPLSELAHKRRISALGPGGLTRERASFEVRDIHPSYYGRICPIETPEGPNAGLINYLATLSIVDEYGFLRTPYFKVKDGKVTNEIVYLSAIEEEEYTIASFDVHLDKNNEIIDRLVNARRKGRFILCSPKEIDFIGISPYQTVSISAALIPFLEHDDANRALMGANMQRQAVPLLIPEPPLVGTGIEEMVAKNTGVLVVSDVDGIVKKVTSSEIVVETDDKKIKTFNLVKYRRTNQGTCWNQRPIVEVGDRVKKGDILADGPSTSNGILSLGRNVLVAFLPWGGYNYEDAIIISERLVKEDIFTSIHIEEYEVRARDTKLGPEEITRDIPNISEEAIRYLDKDGIIMIGAEVGPNDILVGKVTPKGETELSPEERLLRAIFGEKSREIRDTSLRMPHGEWGKVIDVRVLTRDKDELPPGVNKIVKVRVAQIRKISVGDKLAGRHGNKGVIATILPEEDMPYLPDGTPIDIILNPLGVPSRMNVGQILETHLGWAAKELGIYAIVPPFDEVIEENRSANLVKQMLKRANLPEDGRVILYDGRTGEPFDQKVTVGYMYIMKLIHLADDKIHARSVGPYSLVTQQPLGGRAQFGGQRFGEMEVWALEAYGAAHTLEEMLTYKSDDIKGRTEVYTAIVNASNIKEPGIPESFKVLVRELQGLGIKVSAYIGGKLVNLYKTEDDS; via the coding sequence ATGAAAAGAGAAGTCTTCTGGTTAGAAAGATTTAATATAGACTCTTTACCTAATTTATTAAAAATTCAGTATGAATCTTTTGATTGGTTTCTTGATAAGGGAATAAGAGAAGTTCTTGAAGAATTTAATCCTATAGAATCGTCTCGTCAGGGTCTTTCTTTATATTTTCTCACTGGAAAGGATAATATAAAAATAACTGAACCCTCAAAAACACCTGAAGAGTGTTTAGAGAAAGGACTTACATATGAATCCGCACTTTATGTAGATACAATGCTTATTAAAAAGGATATTGATAATCCTATCATACAACCAGTATTTTTCGGAAATATTCCAAGAATGACTGAAAGAGCAACTTTCATTATTAATGGAACAGAAAGGGTAATTGTCAATCAAATTATTCGCTCTCCTGGTATATATTTTCAGGAAGAAGGACATAGCATAATTGCCACTTTAATTCCTACTCGAGGAGGATGGATTGAATTTGAAATAGATAATAGTGGACTTATTTATATTCATCCTAATGGAATGAAAAAATTTCTAATATCTCTATTACTTAAGGCCTTGGGTTATGATTTAGAATTTTTTAGAAATATTCTCCCAGAAGATGATCTGTTTTATCTTAAAAATACCTTTGATAAAGATGGAGGACTTTCAAGGACAGAGGCAATATTTGAAACTTGTGCAAGATTAAGACCAAGTGATGTGCCAAGTAGAGAAAAGGATGCCTTAGACCAAATTCGACAAATCTTGTTTGATCCCAAAAGATATAATTTAGGAAAGGTAGGAAGATATAAACTAAATCAAAAACTACGTCTTAATATATCTTTAGATAATCACGCATTTACCGAAGAAGATTTAATAGAAATTATTAAACATTTGATATGGGTTAAAAACGGTAAAGAAGAAGAGGATGACATAGATCACTTAGGAAATAGAAGAATAAGATCAGTTGGTGAACTTTTGCAAATGCAATTTAGAACAGGTCTTGCAAGGGTAGAAAAAATTGTAAAAGAAAGAATGGCACTTCAAGGTCCTGAGGAAGCTACTCCTCAGAATCTAATAAGTACTCGTCCTTTAAATTCCGCAGTAAGGGAGTTCTTTAACAGAAATCCTCTTTCCCAATTTATGGATCAAACAAATCCTCTCTCAGAACTTGCGCACAAAAGAAGAATTAGTGCTTTGGGGCCTGGAGGCTTAACCCGAGAAAGAGCAAGTTTTGAAGTTCGAGATATTCATCCGTCCTATTATGGAAGAATTTGTCCTATAGAAACTCCTGAAGGGCCCAATGCAGGTTTGATTAACTATCTTGCAACCCTTTCTATAGTAGATGAATATGGTTTCTTAAGGACACCATATTTTAAAGTAAAAGATGGAAAAGTTACTAATGAAATAGTTTATCTCTCCGCAATTGAAGAAGAAGAATATACTATAGCTTCTTTTGATGTACATTTAGATAAAAATAATGAAATAATTGATAGATTAGTAAATGCAAGAAGAAAAGGAAGATTTATCTTATGTTCTCCTAAGGAAATAGATTTTATAGGAATTTCCCCATATCAAACTGTAAGTATATCTGCAGCTTTAATACCATTTTTGGAACACGACGATGCAAACCGAGCCTTAATGGGAGCAAACATGCAGAGACAAGCTGTGCCACTGCTAATTCCAGAACCTCCTTTAGTTGGAACAGGAATAGAAGAAATGGTTGCTAAAAATACTGGGGTTTTAGTTGTATCTGATGTAGATGGAATTGTCAAGAAAGTAACATCTTCAGAAATTGTTGTTGAAACAGACGATAAAAAAATAAAAACTTTTAATCTTGTAAAATATAGAAGGACTAATCAGGGGACTTGTTGGAATCAACGTCCCATTGTGGAAGTAGGAGATAGAGTTAAAAAAGGAGATATTTTAGCAGATGGCCCTTCTACATCTAATGGTATTCTATCTTTGGGAAGAAATGTACTAGTTGCTTTCTTGCCTTGGGGAGGATATAACTATGAGGATGCAATAATTATTAGTGAAAGACTTGTGAAGGAGGATATTTTTACTTCGATACATATTGAAGAATATGAAGTTAGAGCTCGAGATACAAAACTAGGTCCTGAAGAAATTACTCGTGATATTCCCAATATTAGTGAGGAAGCAATTAGATATTTAGATAAAGATGGTATTATAATGATCGGTGCAGAGGTAGGACCTAATGATATTTTAGTCGGAAAAGTAACTCCAAAAGGAGAAACAGAATTGTCGCCCGAAGAAAGGTTGTTAAGAGCAATTTTTGGAGAAAAATCACGAGAAATAAGAGATACATCACTAAGAATGCCCCATGGAGAATGGGGAAAGGTTATTGATGTAAGGGTTTTAACAAGAGATAAAGACGAATTACCTCCAGGTGTGAATAAGATAGTGAAAGTAAGAGTAGCGCAGATAAGAAAAATTTCAGTAGGTGATAAATTGGCAGGAAGACATGGTAATAAGGGAGTAATTGCAACAATTCTTCCTGAAGAGGATATGCCATACTTACCAGATGGAACTCCTATAGATATTATCCTTAATCCCTTGGGAGTTCCATCACGAATGAATGTGGGGCAAATTTTAGAAACTCATTTGGGTTGGGCAGCAAAAGAATTAGGTATTTATGCTATTGTTCCTCCTTTTGATGAGGTTATTGAGGAAAATAGATCTGCAAATTTAGTAAAGCAAATGCTGAAAAGAGCAAATTTACCGGAAGATGGGAGAGTTATTCTATATGATGGTAGAACGGGAGAACCTTTTGATCAAAAAGTAACCGTTGGTTACATGTATATAATGAAACTTATTCATTTAGCAGATGACAAAATACACGCAAGATCTGTGGGACCATATTCTCTCGTTACTCAACAACCTTTAGGTGGTAGAGCACAATTTGGTGGACAAAGATTTGGAGAAATGGAGGTGTGGGCTTTAGAGGCTTATGGTGCAGCTCATACTTTGGAGGAAATGTTGACATATAAATCTGATGATATAAAGGGAAGAACAGAAGTTTATACTGCAATTGTAAATGCTTCTAATATCAAAGAGCCTGGTATTCCTGAATCTTTTAAGGTATTAGTTAGAGAACTTCAAGGTTTAGGAATAAAAGTATCCGCATATATTGGAGGAAAACTAGTTAATCTTTATAAGACAGAAGATGATTCTTAA
- a CDS encoding TMEM165/GDT1 family protein, producing the protein MNNLCTFLTTFLTIFFAELGDKTQLAVLSLSIHTKSPFIVFIGSSIALSLLSFIGAYLGTFLLKFFPRGVIEKIAGFIFILAGIFMFLKKE; encoded by the coding sequence ATGAATAATTTATGTACTTTTCTTACTACTTTTTTAACTATTTTCTTTGCAGAACTTGGAGATAAAACTCAGTTAGCGGTATTATCTCTTTCTATCCATACAAAATCTCCTTTTATAGTATTTATAGGATCTTCCATAGCTTTATCTTTATTGAGTTTTATAGGAGCATATTTAGGAACTTTTTTATTAAAATTCTTTCCAAGAGGAGTTATTGAAAAAATTGCTGGTTTTATATTTATTTTGGCTGGAATTTTTATGTTTTTGAAGAAGGAATAA